In Phocoenobacter uteri, a single window of DNA contains:
- a CDS encoding zincin-like metallopeptidase domain-containing protein, with the protein MEHKKQDQAYYQASTDKIVLPLKEQFEKPEFYYGTALHELGHWTGHSTRLNRDLTGHFGGEKYAREELRAEISSMMLEMEVGIPHDTNRHASYVQSWVAVLKSDPAEIIRASSDAEKIKDFVLSLSQEQKIELNKQQDETTELNLSILARVNDMENSNKTYISVPFKEKEEAKALGAKWDRGESSWYIPENLDKEAFSKWMNKENVRVEKNNSEKTYLVVPLKKRRS; encoded by the coding sequence ATAGAACATAAAAAACAGGATCAGGCATATTATCAAGCATCAACAGATAAGATTGTATTGCCTCTAAAAGAACAATTTGAGAAACCTGAATTTTATTATGGAACAGCATTGCATGAATTAGGCCATTGGACAGGGCATTCCACAAGACTAAATAGAGATTTAACTGGCCATTTTGGAGGTGAAAAATATGCAAGAGAAGAACTAAGAGCAGAGATTTCTTCAATGATGTTGGAAATGGAAGTAGGTATTCCACATGATACTAATAGGCATGCAAGTTATGTTCAAAGTTGGGTTGCAGTATTGAAGAGTGATCCTGCTGAAATTATTAGAGCCTCATCTGATGCAGAAAAAATAAAAGATTTTGTCTTAAGTCTATCCCAAGAGCAAAAAATAGAGCTTAATAAGCAACAGGATGAAACAACAGAACTTAATTTAAGTATATTAGCTAGGGTAAATGATATGGAAAATTCTAATAAAACATATATCTCAGTTCCATTTAAAGAAAAAGAAGAAGCTAAAGCTTTGGGAGCTAAATGGGATAGGGGAGAATCATCTTGGTATATTCCTGAAAATCTTGATAAAGAAGCTTTTAGTAAATGGATGAATAAAGAAAATGTTAGAGTAGAAAAGAATAATTCAGAGAAAACATATTTGGTTGTTCCGTTAAAGAAAAGAAGAAGCTAA